The sequence AGATTGTAGAACAGGACGTACCCGGTGCGGCCGCCGACGATGATGCCGAGCGTCACCCACAGGATGAAATCGTCGATCTGCACCAGGCTGATCGGCGACGAGCCGGCCCACAGCTTGTCGTTCTTGATCAGTGCGCGGGCATAGAGCCAGCCGAACGTGATCCCGCAGATATAGCCAAGCGCATACCAGCGGATCGCAAACGGCCCGATCTGGAGTGCGATTGGACTGAACGAGGGAAAGTCGATGAGCAGAAAGGGCATCACGCCTTCTATGTCTAGACGAGATTGCGGCGATAGAGCGCCAGCAAACGCTCCCAGTGCCGCTCCGCGGCGTCGCGGTCGTAGACCGGACGCTTGGGAAAGGCAAAACCGTGATGCGTGCCTGGATAGATCTCGACCTCGGCTTTGGTCCCGGTCATGCCCTGCCTGACCTTTTCGATGATTTCGGTCGGCGCGTAGATGTCGGTCTCCGCGCAGGCGAAATAGAGCTCGGCTTTGGTTTTGCTTGCTGCGAGATGCGGGCTGTCGTCCTGGTCGGTCGCAAGCTGCGTGCCGTAGACCGAGGCGGCGGCCTTGACGCGGTCGGGGAAGTGCGTGGCGGCATTCACGGCGTAGCGTCCGCTCATGCAATAGCCGACGGTGCCGACGATCTCAGTGTTGGCGGCCGCCTGGCCCTCGGCATAGGTGAGCAGGGCGCGCGTGTCGTCCATGATCATGGGAATGGTGAGCGAGCCCATCAGCGCGAACATGCGCTTGCGCTCCGGCGCGTTCGGGTCGGCCGGCAGCGCGCCGAGCTCCATCACGCCGGAACGGTAATAGAGGTTCGGCAGCATCACGTAATAGCCTGATGTCGCGAACCGGCGCGCCATGTCGCGCAGCTCTTCGCGGATCGCCGGCGCATCCATGTAGAACAGGATGACCGGAAACGGTCCGCCGCGTTCGGGATGGCTGATGAAGGTTGCGGTGTGGCCGTCCTTGGTGGGAATCGCGATCTGCTGGTCGATCATCTGATACGCCTTCTGATTCTTCTTATGCCGGGACGTTGAATACGATTGCAAGGAAACCGGGGCATGACAAGGATACCGCCGCTTCGCTCTTGAACCGTTCGGTGCGGATTGCCATTGTCTTTTCGAATGTTCGCGCAAAGTTTATCGCAAGGCCGCCAGGAGACCGACATGACCCAGACCAGCAACCGGTTTTTCGACGAGATCGGCCGCCTGATGAACGACGCCGCCGGTGCGGCTCAGGGCGTCAAGCGCGAGTTCGACACGGTGATGCGCACCCAGGCCGAAAAATTCCTGCGCGACATGGACCTCGTCAAGCGCGAGGAGTTCGAGGCGGTCAAGGACATGGCCCGCCTGGCGCGTGAAGAAAACGAGGCCCTGAAGGCGCGGATTGCTGCGCTGGAGGCCAAGCTCGGCGGGTGACGCCTCCCGGCGTCATTCCGGGGCGATGCGAAGCATCGAACCCGGAATCTCGAGATTCCGGGTTCGGCCGCTGTCGCGACCGCCCCGGAATGACGGCAGATCCGGTACCTTCCACCAGCCCATTCTCCTTGTCATTTCCGCATCTTCCGGGTAAAAGCCCGCCACGTCCGCGGCCCCCGCACCCCTGGAGGCTTGCTGTGGACCATGCCATGGGCCGCCTTGCGGCCCATTAACTTTTGAAAAAACAAGGACTTAACGACATGGCGACGACCGTCAAGGAATTGAAGGCGACCGCACGTCCGAAGAGCGGCAAGGGGGCCGCCCGGGCTGAGCGTCGCGCCGGGAGAGTGCCCGGAGTGATCTATGGCAACAACCAGCCCCCCGTCACGATCTCGATCGAAGATCGTGAACTGCGCCAGCGCATCCTCGCCGGCCGGTTCCTGACCACGCTGGTCGACATCGATCTCGAGGGCAAGAAGCACCGCGTGATTCCGCGCGACTACCACCTCGATCCGGTCAAGGACTTCCCGATCCATGTCGACTTCATGCGGCTCGGCGAAGGCGCCACCATCCGCATCAGCGTGCCCCTGCACGTGGTGAAGGCGGAAGGCTCCCCGGGCGTGAAGCGCGGCGGCACCGTCAACATCGTCGCCCACGCCATCGAGCTCGAATGCGGCGTCGAGAGCATCCCGCAGTACATCGAGGCCGATGTCGGCTCGCTCGAAATCGGTCACTCGCTGCATCTGTCGGACGTCAAGCTGCCGGCCGGCGTGAAGGCGCTGACCCGCGAGGACGCGACCCTCGTGACCATCGTGCCGCCGTCCGGCTACGCCGAAGAGCAGAAGGCTGCGGCTGCAGCTGCTGCTGGTGGCGCGGCTCCGGCTGCGGGCGCTGCTGCTCCAGCGGCTGGCGCGGCTGCTCCGGCGGCTGGTGCTGCTGCTCCGGCGGCTGCCAAGGCGCCCGCCGGCGGCGACAAGAAGAAGTAATCTCTCAAAGCTGGCGCGCGGTCTCTAGCCGCGCGCCGAGCGAGGGGCGCGCCGCGTCATGCGACTCTTTGTTGGGCTCGGCAATCCCGGCGCGAAATACGCACGTAACCGGCACAATATCGGCTTCATGGCCGTCGACGAGATCGCGCGGCGTCATGGTTTCTCGCCATGGCGCCGTCGTTTTCAGGGCGAGACCTCGGAAGGGGCGCTGGGCACTGAGCGCGTGATCCTGCTCAAGCCGACGACCTACATGAACGACTCCGGTCGCGCAGTGCAGGAGGCGGCGAGCTTCTTCAAGATCGCGCCGGGCGACGTCACCGTGTTCCACGATGAGCTCGAACTGCCGCCGGGCAAGGTGCGGGTGAAGATCGGCGGCGGCATCGCCGGCCACAACGGCCTGCGCTCGATCTCGGCGCATATCGGCAACGACTATCGCCGGGTGCGGCTCGGCATCGGTCATCCCGGCGTCAAGGAAATGGTGCACGGCCACGTGCTGTCGGACTTCGCCAAGGCCGACAACGAATGGGTGGCGACGCTCTGCGACGCGGTCGCCGAGCATGCCGCACTGATCGCCAAGGGCACGGACGCAACCTTTGCCAACAGGGTGCATCTTGCCATGCAGGCGAAGGGATTTTTGACCAAGGACGAGAACGGCAAGGAATAGCACCTGTCATCGCCGGACTTGATCCGGCGATCCATCGTTCGAAGTGATGAATGCGTAGGGTGGGTTAGCCGAAGGCGTAACCCACCATGTCACGGCAAGGAAATTGGTGGGTTACGCTTCGCTAACCCACCCTACGAGGACCACCATGGGATTCAAATGCGGGATCGTCGGGTTGCCCAATGTCGGCAAGTCGACCTTGTTCAATGCGCTGACCGAGACGGCCGCGGCGCAGGCTGCGAACTATCCGTTCTGCACCATCGAGCCGAATGTCGGTGAGGTCGCCGTGCCCGATCCGCGGCTCGACAAGCTCGCGGCGATCGCCAAGTCGGGCCAGATCATCCCGACCCGGCTGACCTTCGTCGACATCGCCGGTCTCGTCCGCGGTGCCTCCAAGGGTGAAGGCCTCGGCAACCAGTTTTTGGCCAACATCCGCGAGGTCGACGCCATCGCGCATGTCGTGCGCTGCTTCGAGGATTCCGACATCACCCATGTCGAGGGCAAGATCGCCCCGCTCGCCGACATCGAGACCATCGAGACCGAGCTGATGCTCGCCGACCTCGACAGCCTCGAGAAGCGCGTCGACAACCTCACCAAGAAGGCCAAGGGCAACGACAAGGACGCCAAGGAGCAGCTCGACCTCGTCAACCGCACCCTGGTGCTGCTGCGCGACGGCAAGCCCGCGCGCCTCGTCGAGCGCAAGGCCGAGGAGGAGCGCGCCTTCTCGATGCTCGGCCTCTTGTCATCCAAGCCCGTGCTCTATGTCTGCAACGTCGAGGAAGGCTCGGCCGCGACCGGCAACGCCTTCTCCAAGGCGGTCGAGGAGCAGGCGGCAAAGGAAGGCGCCGTCGCCGTCGTCATCTCCGCCAAGATCGAATCCGAGATCGCGACGATCTCGCGTGAAGAGCGCGCCGACTTCCTGGAGACGCTGGGTCTTGAAGAGGCCGGCCTCGACCGCCTGATCCGCGCCGGCTACTCGCTGCTCCAGCTCATCACCTATTTCACCGTGGGACCGAAGGAAGCGCGCGCCTGGACCATCCATCGCGGCACCAAGGCGCCGGGCGCGGCCGGTGTGATCCACACCGATTTCGAGAAAGGCTTCATCCGCGCCGAGACCATTGCGTATGAGGATTACGTCGCGCTGAACGGCGAAGCCGGCGCCCGCGATGCCGGCAAGCTCCGCCTCGAAGGCAAGGAATACGTCGTCGCCGACGGCGACGTGATGCATTTCCGGTTCAATACGTAAGCCGCAAAGAGCGGCCTCGTAGGGTGGGCAAAGCGAAGCGTGCCCACCACATCTCTCTCAAATCGAAGAATGGTGGGCACGGCGCAGTGCGCCTTTGCCCACCCTACGAGGCCGGTGATTACGGCACCCGCGCCCGCCTCACCGCATCCCGCCGCCCTGGTCCCGGATCGCGCCGAGATGCTCGTTGATGCGGAAGACGATCAGGATCAGCTCCGCGACGATGCGCGAGAACACGATCCCGACCACGACGCTCGCGATCGACGACAGCAGCACCAGGAAGCCGCCGAACGGGCTGATCGCCATTGCAGCGAGGCCGGAGAAGATGCCCGAGAGGCCGAACAGGCAGATCAGCGCGATCACCAGCCAGTAGAAGGTCTTGATGATCGTCGGCGTGATGAAGCGGTCCCATTGGAACAGGTCGCTGAATGAAAACATGGCTCTCCCCAAGCAAATCGGGACGTCAAATCGGGTTTCGGCTGCCGATCGATCCGACTCAAATCAACGCCGATCCCCCGTATGTAGCACGAGCCATGCGGGACGGCGGGTTGAGATTGCCGCAAAGTGCGGCCACAATCTGTCATTCCCGCAAAGCTTTCCCAAGATGACCCTGACCTTCGAAGATTTCCCTCCCGGCCGGTTCGGAACGTTCGGCCCGCGCCATGTCACCCGCGACGAGATTCTGGCCTTCGCCGCCGAGTTCGATCCGCAGCCGATGCACCTCGACGAGGAGGCAGCCAGCAAGAGCATGCTGCGCGGCCTGTCCGGCTCGGGCTGGCACCTCTGCTCGCTGATGATGCGGATGATGGCCGACGGTTTCATCACCCGCGCCGCGTCACTGGGGTCTCCCGGCGTCGACGAGGTGCGCTGGTTGTCACCTCTGCGCCCCGGTGACGATCTCACGCTCGATGTCGACGTGCTGGAGGCGCGGGTCTCGAAGAGCCGCCCCGGGCTCGGCATCGTCAAGTTCAAGTGCACCGCGCGCAACGCCGCGGGGCAGGCGCTCGCCGAGATGACCTCGCCGATCCTGATCAAGCGGCGCGAGGGAGCGGTCTGATGCGGTTCTTCGAAGACATCGCGATCGGACAGCGCCGCGAGATCGGCGCCTATACGTTCACGGCGGAGTCCATCAAGACGTTCGCCGCGAAGTTCGATCCGCAGCGCTTTCACCTCGACGAGGAGGAAGGCAAGAACTCGCTGTTCGGCGGGCTCGCGGCCTCGGGCTGGCATGTCGGCTCGGCCTGCATGAGCCTGCTTGTCGCCGACGGCCAACGTCTGGCACGCGAGGCCGCAGCGCGCGGCGAGGAGGTCGCGGTCTGGGGGCCGTCGCCGGGCTTTCGCGACCTGCGCTGGATCAGGCCTGTGCTCGCCGGCGACACCGTCTCTTACGTCAACGAAGTCATCGACAAGCGCAGCTCCGCCTCGCGTCCCGGCTGGGGCATTTTGACGGCCCGCACCACCGGCACCAACCAGCGCGGCGAGGAGGTCTACTCCGTCACCGCAAGTGCCTTCGTGCCGCTGCGAAAGGGCGCGTAGTTTAGAATCGATCGAGCGATTGCTCTTCTTCCCTTCTCCCCTTGCGGGAGAAGGTGGCGCGAAGCGCCGGATGAGGGGTTCTCTCCGCGAACGCGCCTGCCGAGACAGACCCCTCACCCAAGCGAGTTTGCGTCCACCTGCGTCGCTGCCCTCTCCCACAAGGGGCGAGGGCGCAGCAATGCGCATCCCGCGCGTTGCTAGATTGTCATGGGGAGGGGAACACTGCCGGATCCAGAAACCAACCAACTGTTGCCCGCGCGCTATGGACGCTGTTCGGACCGGCTGCCATAAGCCTGCGCAACATGGTTACCGCGAAGCAATTGCCGGAACCATCAAGTTGCTAACCAATTATGAACCTGTCGCTGTCTATTTGAACGAATAGACAGAGACAGGGGACGAGGACCATGGCTGACCGCGGCGCACTCAAGTTTGTTGGATTTATCTTTGCGACCGCGACGCTGGCCGTGATGCTGGTCGCCGGCATGGTGGTGAAGGGCTATGCCGACGGCGGCTACACCCTGGAAGCCTCGACCGTGGACGCTGACCGGTAACGGTCTGTTAAAGTTCCGGGGCTCTCAGCCCCGCCTCAGCGGCTATAGACGAACGCCAGCACCGCGATCGCAACCGCCAGCAATCCGACAAAGCGCAGCATGATCGTGCCGAACTGGTTCGGCGCGGGCCGCAGCGGTATGGGGTCCGTGGTGTCGGGCCGAATGCTTTCCATCTGACATGTCCCCTGAGCCCGGCCGCGACGGCACGGGCGCTTGGCATTGGTCGCCGGGGAGCGGCGGAGGGTTCAAAAGTACACCCTCGTGTCCCGGACGCGCTGCAGCGTGCAGCGCTGCTGCGCAGAGCCGGGCTCCATCGCGCCGCGTGTTCATCCTGACTGTGGGCCCCGGCTCTGCGGCGCGTCACTGCGTGCCGCACCGCGTCCGGGGCACGAGACATCCCCACAAATCAAAACCGCCGCGCCCCCTTCCGGGAACGCGGCGGCCAATGACGCTTGAGACCAGCGATCAGCTGTTGCGCAGGCCGTCGGCGGCGCGCTTCCACTGCGCGACGTTGTCGGCGATCATGCGGGTCGACTTCATCGCGGCCTGGCTGAGCTGGGCGTAGCCGGAGATCTCGCGCTGGACGCGCTGGCCTTCGGCATGGAGCAGGTCACGCAGGCTCTCGAGCTCGGAGATCAGATTCTCGATCTCGGCGAGGGAGGTGCCAGCGACGCGCTGAATCAGCGAGTTGACATTGGTGACGGTCGCTTCCGCGCTCGCATCGAGCGGCGGCGCGTCGGTGGTCGACGCCGGACGGCGCAGATAGGCGATGTCGTTGCGGACGAAATCACGGATGCCGGCTTCGACCTCGGTTACCGCGGCGAGATTGCTGTCGACGGCGGTCTCGGTCTCGGCGGCCTCGATCTTTTCCGGACGAATGGCGTTCATCGTTGTTCCCCTGTTCGCGTTGAGCGCAGCGCGAGTGTCCCCCGCACGACGAATTCGGTCAGCCCGACTAGGGCGTCGGATTTTGACCGCAACTTGGCCGAGATACGGCAAGGGCGGACGATTCGGGGGCTTTGCCGTGGCGTATGGTTAGGGGAGTCTTAACGGCGGAGGCGCGGCGAGGCGAATGCGCGGCTCGGCCGGTGCTTCGCTCCCTCGCCCCGCTTGCGGGGAGAGGCGAAGATACTACCAGCTCTTCTTGAATCCCGCCGTCACGCTCTTGTTGATCGCGCCTTGCGAGGTCTCGCCGACCGAGCCGGAGACGGTGACGTTGTCGAACAGCTTCTGCTCGGCGCCGAACTTGCGTAGCCATTTGTCGTCGGTGGTCGACAGCGTCTGGCCCGCGCTGATGCTGGTGCCGGTGTCGGTGATGGTGACCTTGGCGGACTGATCGGTCTCGTAATTGCGCGTGATGTGGCCGCCGATGCCGGGGACGGCGGTGGTGCCCTGCTGGTTGACGCTGTAGCCGTTCTGCAGCGTCAGCTGTGTGTCGCCAGACAGCGGCATCGATTTGGTCAGCGACGCCCCAATCTTGCTCTGCTCGGAGCCGGGGTCGACGCGGGCTTCGACCGCGGTCTTGTCCCAGATCACCCCCGCGCCCGGCGCGGTCGCGGTCGCCCAGGCGCTGCCGGAGGATTGCGGCAGGCTGCCGCCATTGGCGGCCTTTTGTGCCAGGAGCTCGGACATCGTCCGCGGCTCGCTCGCCACCGTCATGTCGGCGCCGATCCGCGTATCCCAGAACTCGAACACCGACTGCTTCACGGTCACCGCCGAGGAGCCATTGGTGTTGGCGTTCGACGACCAGTTCAGTCCGCTATTGGCCGCGGCCTGCGCGCGCTTCTTGGCGGCGATGATGTCGTTGAGCGTGCCGGCGTCGATGGCGAGCTGGCTCCAGTCGAGCTTGTCGACGTCGATGCCCTTCATCACGTCAGGGTCGTTGGCGCTGGGAGCCTCCGCCGTCTCGGCCTCCTCCTCGTCGGACGCCGCGGCCGGGCCGGGGGAGAAGGGCGGAATGATCTGCGCCGAGACGGTCAGCAGCGATCCCAAGATGAATGCGGCCGCCAGCACCGGCAGCCTGGCCCAGCCAAAACCCGTCGAGAATTCCATCGTCCTGCCCGCGAACCCCAGCGCATGCTGCCGCCAATATAGTGCGGCCATCCGCCATGCGCCATTCCGCAGCGAGGATGCTCACCTATCGTTGCGAAATTGTGGCGACTCGCCTCGAGACGCCTGGCTTGAGACGCTTGGCTGGGGACGCGAACCAACGGGCCGCGCGAAGGGCGCGCGCCCGATGACGGCTTGCCAGCGACGGCATCCGGCGGGGCTGGAGGCCAGGACGTCGCGGTCGCCTTTTCATCGGTCCCGAAAAGCGGGGCCCGTTGGCGTCCCCCTCAGCCGACGCTGGTCATCTTCGGCAGATGAATGGCGCGGCCGAGTGCCTGCTCGACCAGGTCGAAGGTGTCGATCAGCACCCGCATGCTGATGAGCTTGCCCGCCCTGAATTGGGCGAATTGCGCGACGCGCAAGGAAATCGGCTTGTTGGAATCGAGCGCCGTCAGCGAATAGCGCAGCATCGAGGCGGCGGAATCCACGCCCAGCATGATGCTCTCCCGGTCGAAGCGACGAACTTGGAAATTGTCGGCGAGCTGGCGGATGACGTCGAGCACGGCGTCCTTGCCCTGGCGCGCGCCGAGGAATGGAAACATGTCGATCGGGCCATAGAGCGCCCACTCGACATCCTCGTCGATCAGGGTCTCGATATCCTCAAAATGCCGGTCGTTGATCGCACGGTGCAATGCGCGCGAGAAACGCCAGAGGCTGTGCTCTGTCATTTGGGCAGTCCTGACGCTGGCTTGCAGAAAAAACGGAAAACAACCCCATGCACCGTAAAGGTGCCGCGGGGCGCTCAACTCATTTGTATGCGAACGAAATACTCGATTTCGGCCAAAACGCAATTCACGTTTTCGCAATGCACAATTGACTGTGCTTTGTGAGATTTACAACAAAACCCCGTAATCTACCGGTCCCCGGGGTCGTCTACCGATCCCCGTGGACGACGGGTTCCCGCTCGATGGCGATCGCATCGTCCCGCAATGCCAGCAGGCCGAACAGCACCGCGCCGCCGATCCCGCCGATCGCAGCGCCCAAAGGCATGAAGGTGAAGAACACCAGCATGCCGTTTTGTCCTTCGAAATTCGAGGTTTGCGCGATTTCGACGAAAGCGAGCCCGGCCCCGATGCCGAGCGCGGCGCCGCCCAGCGTTC is a genomic window of Bradyrhizobium sp. CB1717 containing:
- a CDS encoding nuclear transport factor 2 family protein, which translates into the protein MTEHSLWRFSRALHRAINDRHFEDIETLIDEDVEWALYGPIDMFPFLGARQGKDAVLDVIRQLADNFQVRRFDRESIMLGVDSAASMLRYSLTALDSNKPISLRVAQFAQFRAGKLISMRVLIDTFDLVEQALGRAIHLPKMTSVG
- a CDS encoding MaoC family dehydratase, yielding MRFFEDIAIGQRREIGAYTFTAESIKTFAAKFDPQRFHLDEEEGKNSLFGGLAASGWHVGSACMSLLVADGQRLAREAAARGEEVAVWGPSPGFRDLRWIRPVLAGDTVSYVNEVIDKRSSASRPGWGILTARTTGTNQRGEEVYSVTASAFVPLRKGA
- a CDS encoding accessory factor UbiK family protein, which translates into the protein MTQTSNRFFDEIGRLMNDAAGAAQGVKREFDTVMRTQAEKFLRDMDLVKREEFEAVKDMARLAREENEALKARIAALEAKLGG
- a CDS encoding DUF4282 domain-containing protein, whose product is MFSFSDLFQWDRFITPTIIKTFYWLVIALICLFGLSGIFSGLAAMAISPFGGFLVLLSSIASVVVGIVFSRIVAELILIVFRINEHLGAIRDQGGGMR
- a CDS encoding MaoC family dehydratase codes for the protein MTLTFEDFPPGRFGTFGPRHVTRDEILAFAAEFDPQPMHLDEEAASKSMLRGLSGSGWHLCSLMMRMMADGFITRAASLGSPGVDEVRWLSPLRPGDDLTLDVDVLEARVSKSRPGLGIVKFKCTARNAAGQALAEMTSPILIKRREGAV
- the pth gene encoding aminoacyl-tRNA hydrolase codes for the protein MRLFVGLGNPGAKYARNRHNIGFMAVDEIARRHGFSPWRRRFQGETSEGALGTERVILLKPTTYMNDSGRAVQEAASFFKIAPGDVTVFHDELELPPGKVRVKIGGGIAGHNGLRSISAHIGNDYRRVRLGIGHPGVKEMVHGHVLSDFAKADNEWVATLCDAVAEHAALIAKGTDATFANRVHLAMQAKGFLTKDENGKE
- a CDS encoding 50S ribosomal protein L25/general stress protein Ctc, whose protein sequence is MATTVKELKATARPKSGKGAARAERRAGRVPGVIYGNNQPPVTISIEDRELRQRILAGRFLTTLVDIDLEGKKHRVIPRDYHLDPVKDFPIHVDFMRLGEGATIRISVPLHVVKAEGSPGVKRGGTVNIVAHAIELECGVESIPQYIEADVGSLEIGHSLHLSDVKLPAGVKALTREDATLVTIVPPSGYAEEQKAAAAAAAGGAAPAAGAAAPAAGAAAPAAGAAAPAAAKAPAGGDKKK
- the ychF gene encoding redox-regulated ATPase YchF, whose translation is MGFKCGIVGLPNVGKSTLFNALTETAAAQAANYPFCTIEPNVGEVAVPDPRLDKLAAIAKSGQIIPTRLTFVDIAGLVRGASKGEGLGNQFLANIREVDAIAHVVRCFEDSDITHVEGKIAPLADIETIETELMLADLDSLEKRVDNLTKKAKGNDKDAKEQLDLVNRTLVLLRDGKPARLVERKAEEERAFSMLGLLSSKPVLYVCNVEEGSAATGNAFSKAVEEQAAKEGAVAVVISAKIESEIATISREERADFLETLGLEEAGLDRLIRAGYSLLQLITYFTVGPKEARAWTIHRGTKAPGAAGVIHTDFEKGFIRAETIAYEDYVALNGEAGARDAGKLRLEGKEYVVADGDVMHFRFNT
- a CDS encoding dienelactone hydrolase family protein produces the protein MIDQQIAIPTKDGHTATFISHPERGGPFPVILFYMDAPAIREELRDMARRFATSGYYVMLPNLYYRSGVMELGALPADPNAPERKRMFALMGSLTIPMIMDDTRALLTYAEGQAAANTEIVGTVGYCMSGRYAVNAATHFPDRVKAAASVYGTQLATDQDDSPHLAASKTKAELYFACAETDIYAPTEIIEKVRQGMTGTKAEVEIYPGTHHGFAFPKRPVYDRDAAERHWERLLALYRRNLV